The following are encoded in a window of Sorex araneus isolate mSorAra2 chromosome 11, mSorAra2.pri, whole genome shotgun sequence genomic DNA:
- the LOC101555379 gene encoding ADP-ribosylation factor-like protein 1 encodes MGGFFSSIFSSLFGTREMRILILGLDGAGKTTILYRLQVGEVVTTIPTIGFNVETVTYKNLKFQVWDLGGQTSIRPYWRGYYSNTDAVIYVVDSCDRDRIGISKSELVATLEEEELRKAILVVFANKQDMEQAMTPSEMANSLGLPALKDRKWQIFKTSATKGTGLDEAMEWLVETLKSRQ; translated from the coding sequence ATGGGGGGCTTTTTCTCCAGTATTTTTTCTAGTCTGTTTGGAACCCGGGAAATGAGGATCTTAATTTTGGGATTAGACGGAGCAGGAAAAACTACAATTTTGTACAGATTGCAGGTTGGAGAAGTCGTTACTACAATTCCGACCATTGGATTTAATGTTGAGACGGTAacatataaaaatcttaaattccAAGTATGGGATTTAGGAGGACAGACTAGTATCAGGCCTTACTGGAGAGGTTATTACTCTAACACAGATGCTGTCATATATGTAGTAGACAGTTGTGACCGAGACCGAATTGGCATTTCCAAATCTGAGTTGGTTGCCACGTTGGAGGAGGAAGAGCTAAGGAAAGCGATTTTGGTGGTGTTTGCAAATAAGCAGGACATGGAACAGGCCATGACTCCCTCAGAGATGGCCAATTCGCTTGGGTTACCTGCTTTGAAGGACCGCAAATGGCAGATATTCAAAACTTCCGCAACCAAAGGCACTGGTCTCGATGAGGCCATGGAATGGTTAGTGGAAACACTGAAGAGTAGACAGTAA